The following coding sequences are from one Humulus lupulus chromosome X, drHumLupu1.1, whole genome shotgun sequence window:
- the LOC133805283 gene encoding EIN3-binding F-box protein 1-like, translated as MSKIFGFTGNDDFCSLGSLYSNPKEANLFLSLGSHVDVYFPSRKRSRDSAPFVFAEERSQKKKKASIDVLPDECLFEILRRLPGEGRSTSACVSKRWLTLLSNIRKEELCKEDITEKKAEDQEFESDGYLSRSLEGKKATDVRLAAITVGTASRGGLGELFIRGSNSGCGVTDLGLKSISHGCPSLRVLSLWNVDSVGDEGLIEIADGCHLLEKLDFCQCPAISDKALFALAKNCPNLTELTIESCSNIGNAGLQAVGRSCPNLKSISIKSCPLVGDQGIASLVSSTSYVLTKVKLQALNISDVSLAVIGHYGKAITDLALTSLPNVGERGFWAMGNGQGLQKLKSLTIASCQGVTDMGLEAAGKGCPNLQQFCLRKCVSVSDNGLVSFSKATGSLESLQLEECHRITQYGFFGALLNCGAKLKAISLVYCLGIKDLNMGLSKLSRCESLRSLCIRNCPGFGDASLTVLGKLCPELQHVEFSGLERITDAGFYSLLESCETGLAKVNLSGCVNLTDKIVSAMAESHGWTLEMLNLEGCKQISDASLVAVADNCSLLSELDISRCAVTDFGIAALARENHLNLQILSLSGCSLISDRSLPALGKMGQTLVGLNLQHCKAISSSTVDHLVEELWRCDILS; from the exons ATGTCGAAGATCTTTGGTTTCACCG GTAATGATGATTTTTGCTCTTTGGGTTCGTTATATTCAAACCCTAAGGAAGCCAACCTCTTTTTGTCCCTTGGTAGTCATGTGGATGTCTATTTTCCTTCTCGGAAGAGATCTCGCGACAGTGCCCCATTTGTTTTCGCTGAAGAGAGGtctcagaagaagaagaaggcctCTATTGATGTTCTACCAGATGAGTGCCTTTTTGAGATCCTCAGGCGGTTGCCTGGTGAGGGGAGGAGTACTTCTGCCTGTGTTTCAAAGCGCTGGCTTACACTTTTAAGTAACATCCGGAAGGAGGAATTATGCAAAGAAGATATTACCGAAAAGAAGGCTGAAGATCAGGAATTTGAGAGTGATGGGTACCTCTCCAGGAGCTTGGAAGGGAAGAAAGCCACGGATGTTAGACTTGCTGCGATCACAGTTGGAACTGCTAGCCGAGGAGGATTGGGAGAACTTTTTATTCGAGGAAGCAATTCTGGCTGTGGAGTGACAGATCTGGGTCTCAAGTCAATTTCCCATGGATGTCCTTCTCTAAGGGTTCTTTCTCTGTGGAATGTGGATTCTGTTGGAGATGAAGGTCTCATTGAGATTGCAGATGGATGTCATCTATTAGAGAAGCTTGACTTTTGCCAGTGTCCTGCAATCTCCGACAAGGCTTTGTTTGCTCTTGCAAAGAACTGTCCTAATTTGACTGAGTTAACAATAGAGTCATGTTCAAACATTGGCAATGCAGGCTTGCAAGCTGTTGGAAGGAGCTGCCCTAACCTGAAAAGCATTTCAATAAAAAGCTGCCCCCTTGTTGGGGATCAAGGGATTGCGAGCTTGGTATCTTCCACATCTTATGTCTTGACAAAGGTGAAGCTTCAGGCATTGAACATCAGTGATGTATCTCTTGCTGTTATCGGACATTATGGCAAGGCAATCACAGATCTTGCTCTTACCAGCCTCCCTAATGTAGGTGAGAGAGGCTTCTGGGCCATGGGAAATGGTCAAGGGCTTCAGAAGTTGAAATCCTTGACAATCGCATCGTGTCAAGGAGTCACAGATATGGGGCTTGAAGCAGCAGGAAAGGGTTGCCCAAATTTGCAACAGTTTTGCCTGCGGAAGTGTGTTTCCGTATCCGACAATGGATTGGTGTCTTTTTCCAAAGCTACTGGATCACTTGAGAGCCTTCAATTGGAGGAGTGCCATAGGATCACCCAATATGGGTTTTTTGGTGCTCTTTTAAACTGTGGTGCAAAGTTGAAGGCTATTTCTCTTGTTTACTGCTTGGGAATTAAGGACCTGAACATGGGATTATCTAAATTGTCTCGTTGTGAATCTTTGCGATCTTTGTGCATTCGCAACTGTCCTGGATTTGGTGATGCTAGCCTGACAGTATTGGGAAAACTTTGCCCTGAACTGCAGCATGTGGAATTTAGTGGTCTCGAGAGAATTACAGATGCTGGTTTTTATTCACTGTTGGAGAGCTGTGAGACCGGCCTCGCCAAGGTTAACCTCAGTGGCTGTGTCAATCTTACAGACAAGATTGTTTCTGCAATGGCTGAGTCACATGGCTGGACTCTAGAAATGCTAAATCTTGAAGGTTGCAAGCAGATTAGTGATGCAAGCTTGGTAGCTGTCGCTGATAACTGCTCATTGCTTAGCGAGCTTGACATCTCAAGATGTGCAGTCACTGATTTTGGGATTGCAGCCTTGGCTCGGGAAAACCATCTCAATCTGCAAATTCTCTCTTTGTCAGGTTGCTCTTTGATATCAGATAGGAGCTTGCCTGCCTTGGGAAAAATGGGTCAGACTCTTGTGGGGCTAAATCTTCAGCACTGCAAGGCAATCAGCAGTAGCACAGTTGATCACCTTGTTGAGGAGCTATGGAGGTGTGACATCCTTTCCTAG